The Bradysia coprophila strain Holo2 unplaced genomic scaffold, BU_Bcop_v1 contig_70, whole genome shotgun sequence genome contains a region encoding:
- the LOC119083843 gene encoding uncharacterized protein LOC119083843, translating to MPLIVQMLVLSSVVAVSWADVAENLALYQKTADRSFTDIQNNLNAQRQVYNQAFAKLNDDVNQSVDIKVRLAREQVQNECNRQVAELTRQLQELTIRSNSEKVRLQAELQTQSQNTDARIGEMSKNHQIELARVRSELNAINAQSLDNLRRQLEGQISVAQSEVNRIQTQHESALQNIQQELELTRQDGENSYRNAQRKIQQYV from the exons ATGCCTCTAATCGTTCAGATGTTAGTGCTTAGTTCTGTG GTAGCCGTATCGTGGGCCGATGTTGCTGAAAACTTAGCACTGTACCAGAAAACGGCCGACCGTTCATTCACTgacatacaaaataatttgaatgcGCAACGTCAGGTGTACAACCAGGCATTCGCTAAGTTAAATGACGACGTTAATCAATCGGTGGACATTAAAGTTCGCCTCGCCCGGGAACAAGTTCAGAACGAATGCAATCGACAAGTGGCCGAACTGACGCGTCAACTCCAGGAACTGACAATTCGAAGCAATTCCGAAAAAGTACGTCTCCAAGCGGAACTACAAACGCAAAGCCAGAACACCGATGCACGAATTGGTGAAATGagtaaaaatcatcaaatcgAATTAGCCCGTGTCCGTTCCGAATTGAATGCAATCAATGCACAGTCATTGGACAATTTGCGCCGACAATTGGAAGGTCAAATCAGTGTGGCTCAAAGTGAGGTCAATCGAATCCAAACGCAGCATGAATCTGCGTTGCAGAATATTCAACAGGAATTGGAACTGACGCGTCAAGATGGTGAGAATAGCTACCGAAATGCTCAACGAAAAATACAGCAGTACGTTTGA
- the LOC119083831 gene encoding serine protease snake-like — MFTFCAITTILYVQFYLTYSTFVFRDPYELEVGSTCRFNGNQSEGICRPVRNCPGALRDYRERNITVTVCAYDSDSSPIVCCGLKRKYEVYCEHYFGVPELVNVCPRMGFKYKCFDSIGQTYTVVAPSGGIRAGAVSHMAALGWRYNGTTQYKCGGVVISKTFVLTAAHCTESYGPKPNVVRTGAEHLQKQNSRTTYQILEIISHPGYRAPVYYHDIALIRYENVNWDQYANPPFACLPPEHLIYDQDITYNPLQWEHLEALGYGATSFGGPTDDKYLVKVNIDVLADELCTNAFPPDENQPNGYLNSTQICAGDVNKGNRDTCQGDSGGPLHRRLKRTLTSGRTYYVFGITSFGRSCATGVPGVYTRITSYLDWIESIVWPTDTMGANDIELRRIISCSEEQKLCLKNIRNFHKKDDPLWPETFSENDPFYDDALNDIGDENENSNGTASENDDVEDDVYEYETGDEVENGDEYTVDDLGYGLMEVEVPRKHKTV; from the exons ATGTTTACATTTTGCGCTATCACCACTATCCTCTACGTTCAGTTTTATTTAACTTATTCCACTTTCGTTTTCCGTGATCCTTACGAACTCGAAGTTGGTTCTACTTGCAGATTCAATGGCAACCAATCCGAGGGCATTTGCAGGCCAGTTCGAAATTGTCCCGGCGCACTTAGAGATTACAGAGAACGTAATATTACTGTTACTGTATGTGCTTATGATTCAGACAGCTCTCCAATAGTTTGTTGTGGATTGAAAAGGAAATACGAAGTTT ATTGTGAACATTATTTTGGTGTTCCTGAGCTGGTTAATGTGTGTCCACGTATGGGattcaaatacaaatgttTCGATAGTATCGGACAGACCTATACTGTAGTTGCTCCATCCGGAGGTATTCGAGCCGGCGCAGTTTCTCATATG GCAGCACTTGGCTGGCGCTATAACGGGACGACTCAATATAAATGTGGAGGGGTAGTGATCAGCAAGACTTTTGTGCTGACGGCGGCTCATTGCACGGAATCTTATgg gCCGAAGCCGAACGTTGTACGAACAGGCGCTGAACATCTACAAAAACAGAATTCACGCACCACCTATCAAATACTCGAAATAATTTCGCACCCTGGATACAGGGCACCAGTCTATTATCACGATATAGCATTGATAAGATATGAAAACGTTAATTGGGATCAGTACGCGAACCCACCATTTGCCTGCTTGCCTCCAGAGCATCTTATCTATGATCAAGACATTACTTATAATCCGTTACAATGGGAACACCTGGAAGCGCTAGGCTATGGTGCCACATCATTCg GTGGTCCGACTGATGACAAGTACTTGGTCAAAGTAAATATTGACGTTCTTGCTGACGAACTGTGCACTAATGCATTCCCACCTGATGAAAACCAACCAAACGGTTATCTAAATAGCACTCAAATATGTGCTGGAGATGTAAATAAAGGCAACCGAGATACTTGTCAG GGAGATAGCGGTG GACCGTTACACCGACGATTGAAAAGGACATTGACCTCTGGTAGAACATACTACGTGTTTGGCATCACGTCATTTGGCCGATCATGTGCAACAGGGGTTCCAGGAGTTTACACTCGCATCACATCTTACTTGGATTGGATAGAAAGCATTGTGTGGCCAACGGACACAATGGGTGCCAACGACATTGAATTGCGTCGTATAATTTCATGTTCCGAGGAGCAAAAGCTGTGCTTAAAGAATATCAGAAACTTTCACAAAAAGGATGATCCTTTATGGCctgaaacattttctgaaaatgaccCTTTTTATGATGATGCACTAAACGACATAGGGGACGAAAACGAAAACAGTAACGGGACCGCATCTGAAAACGATGACGTCGAGGATGACGTATATGAATACGAAACAGGTGATGAAGTTGAAAACGGCGACGAATACACTGTCGACGATCTCGGTTATGGTCTGATGGAAGTAGAAGTGCCACGCAAGCataaaactgtgtaa